One genomic segment of Jaculus jaculus isolate mJacJac1 chromosome 2, mJacJac1.mat.Y.cur, whole genome shotgun sequence includes these proteins:
- the Slc14a2 gene encoding urea transporter 2 isoform X3, which yields MEENAEIKVETTMSKTSWIQSSVATGGKRVSKALSYITGEMKECGEGLKDKSPVFQFLDWVLRGMSQVMFVNNPLSGMLIVLGLFVQNPWWAIAGCLGTIVSTLTALVLSQDKSAIASGLHGYNGVLVGLLMAVFSDKGDYYWWLLLPVIVMSMSCPVLSSALSTVFSKWDLPVFTLPFNIAVTLYLAATGHYNLFFPTTLLQPATSVPNITWSDVQVPLLLRAIPVGIGQVYGCDNPWTGGIFLIALFISSPLICLHAAIGSTMGMLAALSIATPFDSIYFGLCGFNSTLACIAVGGMFYAITWQTHLLAIACALFAAYLGAALANMLSVFGLPPCTWPFCLSALTFLLLTTNNPAIYKLPLSKVTYPEANRIYYLSQERNRRASTITKYQAYDVS from the exons ATGGAGGAGAATGCAGAGATAAAGGTGGAGACCACCATGTCGAAGACATCCTGGATTCAGAGCTCCGTGGCCACCGGGGGAAAGAGGGTCAGCAAAGCCCTCAGCTACATCACTGGGGAGATGAAGGAGTGTGGAGAGGGACTTAAAG ACAAGTCCCCAGTGTTCCAGTTTCTGGACTGGGTGCTCCGGGGCATGTCTCAGGTGATGTTCGTGAACAACCCCCTCAGCGGCATGCTCATTGTTCTCGGCCTCTTTGTCCAGAACCCCTGGTGGGCCATCGCGGGCTGCCTGGGCACCATCGTGTCCACCTTGACTGCGCTCGTCCTGAGTCAGGACAA GTCAGCCATCGCCTCTGGACTCCACGGCTACAACGGGGTGCTGGTGGGGCTGCTGATGGCAGTGTTCTCGGACAAAGGTGACTATTACTGGTGGCTTCTGCTCCCTGTCAtcgttatgtccatgtcctg CCCGGTCCTCTCCAGTGCTCTGAGCACTGTCTTCAGCAAGTGGGACCTGCCAGTCTTTACACTGCCTTTCAACATCGCTGTGACCCTGTATCTGGCAGCCACGGGACACTACAACCTCTTCTTCCCTACCACGCTGCTGCAGCCTGCAACCTCAGTGCCCAATATCACCTGGTCGGATGTCCAGGTGCCCCTG CTCCTGCGAGCCATCCCTGTTGGAATTGGCCAGGTGTATGGCTGTGATAACCCCTGGACTGGAGGCATCTTCCTCATAGCTCTGTTTATCTCTTCGCCCCTCATTTGCTTGCACGCAGCCATTGGATCCACCATGGGGATGTTGGCAG CGCTCAGCATCGCCACGCCCTTTGACTCCATCTACTTCGGCCTGTGCGGCTTCAACAGCACTCTGGCGTGCATCGCTGTCGGGGGCATGTTCTACGCCATCACCTGGCAGACGCACCTGCTCGCCATCGCCTGCG CGCTGTTTGCAGCCTACCTGGGTGCCGCTCTAGCCAACATGTTGTCTGTG TTTGGGTTGCCACCCTGCACGTGGCCCTTCTGCCTCTCAGCGCTCACCTTCCTCCTCCTGACAACCAACAACCCCGCCATCTACAAGCTGCCGCTCAGCAAAGTCACCTACCCGGAAGCCAACCGCATCTACTACCTGTCCCAGGAGCGAAACAGAAGAGCATCCACCATAACAAAGTACCAGGCCTATGATGTCTCCTAA